One window of the Natronomonas marina genome contains the following:
- the folD gene encoding bifunctional methylenetetrahydrofolate dehydrogenase/methenyltetrahydrofolate cyclohydrolase FolD, whose amino-acid sequence MTEVIDGDAVAAEVRESLTESIETLEAAGVTPGLATVLMSDDPASETYVSMKQRDCEEVGIDGVHVELDPETPAEELYDTIEDLNGDPSVHGILVQMPVPDHVDDRRVLRAIDPVKDVDGFHPENVGRLVAGNDRYRPCTPHGVQKLLAAYDVETEGADAVIVGRSDIVGKPLANLLLQKREDGNATVTVCHSRTDDLAAKTRDADILVAAAGRPEFIDGEMVGEGATVVDVGVNRVDADTEKGYELVGDVDYDSAREKADHITPVPGGVGPMTRAMLLYNTVKAAGLQEDVEVALP is encoded by the coding sequence ATGACGGAGGTCATCGACGGCGACGCCGTCGCTGCCGAGGTCCGCGAATCGCTGACCGAGAGCATCGAGACCCTGGAGGCAGCGGGCGTCACGCCGGGGCTGGCGACGGTGCTGATGAGCGACGACCCCGCGAGCGAGACGTACGTCTCGATGAAACAGCGGGACTGCGAGGAGGTCGGCATCGACGGGGTTCACGTCGAACTCGACCCGGAGACGCCGGCCGAAGAGCTGTACGACACCATCGAGGACCTCAACGGCGACCCGTCGGTGCACGGGATCCTCGTCCAGATGCCCGTTCCGGACCACGTCGACGACCGCCGGGTGCTCCGGGCCATCGACCCCGTCAAGGACGTCGACGGCTTCCACCCCGAGAACGTGGGCCGACTGGTCGCCGGCAACGACCGCTACCGGCCCTGTACGCCTCACGGCGTCCAGAAACTGCTCGCGGCCTACGACGTCGAGACCGAGGGCGCCGACGCAGTGATCGTCGGTCGCTCCGACATCGTGGGCAAGCCGCTGGCGAACCTCCTCCTCCAGAAGCGCGAGGACGGCAACGCGACGGTGACGGTCTGTCACTCCCGGACCGACGACCTCGCCGCGAAGACCCGCGACGCCGACATCCTCGTCGCCGCGGCTGGCCGCCCCGAGTTCATCGACGGCGAGATGGTCGGCGAGGGCGCGACCGTCGTCGACGTCGGCGTCAACCGCGTCGACGCCGACACCGAGAAGGGCTACGAACTCGTCGGCGACGTCGACTACGATAGTGCGAGGGAGAAGGCCGACCACATCACGCCCGTGCCGGGCGGCGTCGGGCCGATGACCCGCGCGATGCTGCTGTACAACACCGTCAAGGCGGCCGGACTGCAGGAAGACGTCGAGGTCGCGCTGCCCTGA
- a CDS encoding FAD-dependent oxidoreductase, translating into MTFVVVGGDAAGMSAASKARREAPDREIVVFEKGQWVSYGACGLPYYIKGEIQSLEDLVSVTPEQFREERDIDLRTGHEVVDIDPGDRTVTARNDDGEVTVEYDDLLVATGAESVVPSIEGTDREGVYTLGSMTDGKELREFVARSRESSPVEQPDSGPACHFLETCEGAVGIVGGGYIGVEMAEALAANDFEVHLFQRGDRVLKGFSEATSERVADHLREQDVALYLNAEVRAFDGGEAVEAVVTADERVEVEMALLGTGVRPRTDLAEAAGIELGPTGAIAADEYRETSAPDVYAAGDCAEVEHVVTGDPDYVPLALTANRHGRAIGQTVTGDPTEGGAVAGTAAVKAFDVEAARTGVLDHEEARAAGFDPVTETIEAKSRAGYYPEDGTVTVTLTADRGTGRVLGASLASGYGEGAVHRSHAVVAAVTEGVTVPELSNYDLAYAPPFNTTWDPILTAAKVLGGQL; encoded by the coding sequence ATGACATTCGTCGTCGTCGGCGGGGACGCCGCCGGGATGAGCGCCGCGAGCAAAGCACGACGCGAGGCACCCGACCGCGAGATAGTCGTCTTCGAGAAGGGCCAGTGGGTCTCCTACGGGGCCTGCGGGCTCCCCTACTACATCAAGGGCGAGATACAGAGCCTCGAGGACCTCGTGTCGGTGACGCCCGAGCAGTTCCGCGAGGAGCGCGACATCGACCTCCGGACGGGCCACGAGGTGGTCGACATCGACCCCGGCGACCGGACGGTCACCGCCAGGAACGACGACGGCGAGGTGACCGTCGAGTACGACGACCTGCTGGTGGCGACCGGCGCCGAGAGCGTCGTCCCCTCCATCGAGGGCACCGACCGCGAGGGGGTCTACACGCTCGGTTCGATGACCGACGGCAAGGAACTCCGGGAGTTCGTCGCCCGCTCGCGGGAGTCCAGCCCAGTCGAACAGCCGGACAGCGGTCCCGCCTGTCACTTCCTGGAGACCTGCGAGGGGGCGGTCGGCATCGTCGGCGGCGGCTACATCGGCGTCGAGATGGCGGAGGCCCTCGCGGCGAACGACTTCGAGGTCCACCTCTTCCAGCGCGGCGACCGCGTGCTGAAGGGGTTCAGCGAGGCGACGAGCGAGCGGGTCGCCGACCACCTCCGCGAGCAGGACGTGGCGCTGTACCTGAACGCCGAGGTCCGGGCCTTCGACGGCGGCGAGGCCGTCGAGGCCGTCGTCACGGCCGACGAGCGAGTTGAGGTGGAGATGGCGCTTCTCGGTACGGGCGTCCGACCCCGGACCGACCTCGCCGAGGCCGCCGGCATCGAACTCGGGCCGACGGGCGCCATCGCGGCCGACGAGTACCGCGAGACGAGTGCGCCGGACGTCTACGCCGCGGGCGACTGCGCGGAGGTCGAACACGTCGTGACCGGCGACCCCGATTACGTGCCGCTGGCGCTGACCGCCAACCGCCACGGCCGGGCCATCGGCCAGACGGTCACGGGCGACCCGACCGAGGGCGGTGCCGTCGCCGGCACGGCAGCCGTCAAAGCCTTCGACGTGGAGGCCGCCAGGACCGGCGTTCTCGACCACGAGGAGGCGCGGGCGGCGGGGTTCGACCCCGTCACGGAGACCATAGAGGCCAAGTCCCGGGCCGGCTACTACCCCGAGGACGGCACCGTCACCGTGACGCTGACCGCCGACCGCGGGACCGGACGCGTCCTCGGCGCCAGCCTCGCGTCGGGCTACGGCGAGGGCGCCGTCCACCGGAGCCACGCCGTCGTCGCCGCCGTCACCGAGGGCGTCACCGTCCCCGAACTGTCGAACTACGACCTCGCGTACGCGCCCCCGTTCAACACCACCTGGGACCCCATCCTGACGGCGGCGAAGGTGCTCGGAGGGCAGTTGTGA